A window from Citrus sinensis cultivar Valencia sweet orange chromosome 5, DVS_A1.0, whole genome shotgun sequence encodes these proteins:
- the LOC107176158 gene encoding uncharacterized protein LOC107176158, whose product MAKRDFSSNSCSQMGGSFSIQVSEFVESEKSSLTRVLRQPSLHLLSGKKRKLCCSIRLLLYKASLKGEMKEIEGFLEKDYRSILCAAITDGHETVLHVATGAKRTSFVQQLLNFMDPEDLILQDENGNTAFCFAAAAGAVDIANLMLKKNPSLLGIRGSKNMPPLYFAALFGQTDTASFLFHRSKKELTTEDRKVIFITSVDTGLYDLALKLLKSDRQLALTHHVQHGTALHMLARNPSPFADTGGGQPKSLINSILGIMKCSRNIELMNNQALELVKCLWREIVGQEDVDVAEAIRKPTNLLFDAAKVGNIQFLAELIGSYPDLVHELDENGRSIFHVAILHRHMNIFNLIYEQGFNKQLLATYLDSCGNNILHLAAKYPTLSPYRTVSGAALEMQRELLIYKEVEMIVQPSYKEMKNYDGKTPRELFTVEHLELLRRGEQWMKSRASSGMIVATLVATMVFAAAFTVPGGKDDKTGLPIHLRENWFQVFAIADAIAFSCSIISVLFFLSILTSQFAEDDFLMSLPLKLLGGLSALFVSIVFVMVAFFSTFFLAYDHGVNWIVMLSGLVAFVPTVVIALLQVPVLKDIFCSTCCPSLAM is encoded by the exons ATGGCTAAAAGGGATTTCAGTTCGAACTCTTGTTCACAAATGGGAGGTTCGTTTTCAATACAAGTGTCAGAATTTGTTGAGAGCGAGAAAAGTTCATTAACTCGAGTACTTAGACAGCCTTCTCTTCACTTGCTTTCTg ggaaaaagagaaaactatGCTGCAGTATACGTTTGCTGCTTTATAAGGCTTCACTAAAAGGAGAGATGAAGGAAATTGAAGGTTTTTTGGAAAAGGATTATCGATCAATACTATGTGCGGCCATTACAGATGGACATGAAACTGTTCTTCATGTGGCAACAGGAGCAAAACGAACTAGTTTCGTTCAGCAATTGCTAAACTTTATGGATCCAGAAGATTTGATACTTCAGGACGAAAATGGGAACACAGCTTTTTgttttgctgctgctgcaggAGCTGTGGATATTGCTAATTTAATGCTTAAAAAGAATCCGAGTCTGCTGGGTATCCGAGGCAGTAAAAATATGCCCCCGCTCTACTTTGCCGCTTTGTTTGGACAAACGGACACAGCGTCATTTTTATTCCATAGaagtaaaaaagaattgaCAACTGAGGACCGGAAAGTTATATTCATTACAAGTGTCGACACTGGTTTATACG ATCTGGCGTTGAAATTGTTGAAGAGTGACAGACAACTAGCTCTAACTCATCATGTGCAACATGGAACGGCCTTGCATATGTTGGCTCGAAATCCTTCTCCATTTGCAGACACAGGTGGAGGACAACCGAAAAGCCTTATTAACTCAA TCCTAGGAATAATGAAGTGCAGTCGAAATATTGAGCTGATGAATAATCAAGCCCTTGAACTAGTCAAGTGCCTGTGGAGAGAAATAGTTGGACAAGAAGATGTGGATGTTGCAGAAGCGATCAGAAAACCTACAAACTTATTGTTCGATGCAGCTAAAGTAGGGAACATTCAGTTCCTGGCTGAGCTCATTGGCTCTTATCCTGATTTGGTTCATGAATTAGATGAAAATGGTCGCAGCATATTTCACGTTGCCATTTTGCATCGTCATATGAATATATTCAATCTAATCTACGAGCAAGGCTTCAATAAGCAGCTTTTAGCAACCTATTTAGATAGCTGTGGAAATAACATACTGCATCTGGCTGCAAAATATCCAACTCTAAGTCCGTACAGAACCGTGTCTGGTGCAGCTCTAGAAATGCAACGAGAGTTACTAATATATaag GAGGTTGAAATGATCGTGCAACCTTCttataaagaaatgaaaaattatgacgGAAAAACACCTAGAGAATTATTCACTGTGGAGCATTTGGAGTTGTTGAGAAGAGGAGAACAATGGATGAAGAGCAGAGCCAGTTCAGGTATGATTGTTGCAACACTTGTGGCTACAATGGTATTTGCAGCAGCCTTCACAGTGCCGGGTGGTAAGGATGATAAAACAGGACTACCCATTCATCTTAGAGAGAATTGGTTTCAGGTCTTTGCAATAGCAGACGCAATCGCATTCTCCTGCTCTATAATCTCcgtacttttctttttgtccatCCTCACATCACAATTTGCAGAAGATGATTTTCTAATGTCGTTACCGCTTAAGCTGCTAGGTGGACTTTCAGCGCTCTTCGTGTCTATTGTATTCGTGATGGTAGCTTTTTTCTCAACCTTTTTCTTAGCTTATGATCATGGAGTAAATTGGATCGTTATGCTTTCGGGCCTAGTTGCATTCGTGCCAACGGTTGTAATTGCTCTGCTTCAGGTTCCTGTTTTGAAGGATATATTTTGTTCAACATGTTGTCCTAG